The following are encoded in a window of Thermoanaerobaculia bacterium genomic DNA:
- the rplK gene encoding 50S ribosomal protein L11 codes for MAKKITGYIKLQIPAGEATPAPPVGTALGPAGVNIMDFVKNFNAKTAKDKGLIIPVVITVYADRSYTFITKTPPAPVLLLKAAGVPKGSGQPNKAKVGKVTRAQVEEIARLKMPDLNAGSLEAAVRTISGTARNMGLDIV; via the coding sequence ATGGCGAAGAAGATCACCGGCTACATCAAGCTCCAGATCCCGGCGGGGGAGGCGACCCCGGCGCCGCCGGTCGGCACCGCGCTCGGCCCGGCGGGCGTCAACATCATGGACTTCGTGAAGAACTTCAACGCGAAGACCGCGAAGGACAAGGGGTTGATCATCCCGGTGGTGATCACCGTGTACGCCGACCGCTCCTACACCTTCATCACGAAGACGCCCCCCGCGCCCGTGCTGCTGCTGAAGGCGGCGGGGGTCCCCAAGGGCTCCGGCCAGCCGAACAAGGCGAAGGTGGGCAAGGTCACGAGGGCCCAGGTCGAAGAGATCGCCCGGCTCAAGATGCCGGATCTGAACGCCGGCTCGCTCGAAGCCGCGGTCCGGACGATCTCCGGGACGGCGCGGAACATGGGGCTCGACATCGTCTGA
- the nusG gene encoding transcription termination/antitermination protein NusG, whose amino-acid sequence IVHTYSGFEDRVRQNLLQRVEAMGMSPAFGEVRIPTETLVEMKGGKKREIHRKFFPGYILVEMEMSDEAWHLVKNTPKVTGFVGSGKEPTPLTDEEVEQILHQVHSTKEKPKPRHTFEHGETVRITDGPFTNFTGVVEDVNLDRSTLRVMVTIFGRATPVELDFLQVQKV is encoded by the coding sequence ATCGTGCACACGTACTCGGGCTTCGAGGATCGCGTGCGGCAGAACCTGCTGCAGCGCGTCGAGGCGATGGGCATGAGCCCGGCCTTCGGCGAAGTCCGCATTCCGACCGAGACGCTCGTCGAGATGAAAGGCGGGAAGAAGCGGGAAATCCACCGCAAGTTCTTCCCCGGCTACATCCTCGTCGAAATGGAGATGTCCGACGAGGCGTGGCACCTGGTCAAGAACACTCCCAAGGTGACGGGCTTCGTCGGGTCCGGCAAGGAACCGACGCCTCTGACCGATGAGGAGGTCGAGCAGATCCTCCACCAGGTCCATTCGACGAAGGAGAAGCCCAAGCCGCGCCACACGTTCGAGCACGGCGAGACCGTCCGGATCACGGACGGCCCGTTCACGAATTTCACCGGAGTCGTCGAGGACGTGAATCTCGACCGGTCGACGCTCCGGGTCATGGTCACGATTTTCGGCCGGGCGACCCCGGTCGAGTTGGACTTCCTGCAAGTCCAGAAGGTTTAG